A single window of Leclercia adecarboxylata DNA harbors:
- a CDS encoding DsbA family oxidoreductase, translating into MKVSIKITSDFICPWCRIADARLEKVLQSLPEDVGVEVDWLPIELNPGMPLEGMERVAYRRAKFGSWEYSHQLDEHTVEKGKTDDVAFNYPAIQRVPNTFAAHRLTLFAPAGKARSLLVKRLFQAYFEEGRDIGDLDVLAEVAGECGIDKEAARIYLLSTAGEAEVIQLEDLARQGDISSVPTFDIAGIRLTGAVPVDQLRYYIMDAYRDLIKREGARYDR; encoded by the coding sequence ATGAAAGTATCCATCAAGATTACGTCAGATTTTATTTGTCCCTGGTGCCGGATTGCGGATGCCCGGCTGGAAAAGGTACTGCAATCGTTGCCCGAAGACGTCGGGGTCGAGGTCGACTGGCTGCCCATTGAGCTTAACCCCGGTATGCCGCTGGAGGGCATGGAGCGTGTCGCCTATCGCCGCGCTAAATTCGGGAGCTGGGAATATTCGCATCAGCTGGATGAGCACACCGTTGAGAAGGGGAAAACGGACGATGTCGCCTTTAACTACCCGGCCATTCAGCGCGTTCCTAACACCTTTGCGGCGCATCGGCTGACGCTTTTTGCCCCTGCCGGAAAGGCCCGATCCCTGCTGGTTAAGCGCCTGTTTCAGGCATACTTCGAGGAGGGAAGAGATATTGGCGACCTTGATGTCCTGGCGGAGGTGGCCGGCGAATGCGGGATAGACAAAGAGGCCGCGCGCATTTATCTGCTGAGTACCGCGGGAGAGGCGGAGGTGATCCAGCTGGAAGACCTGGCGCGGCAGGGCGATATTAGCAGCGTTCCCACCTTTGATATTGCCGGTATCAGGCTGACGGGCGCCGTTCCGGTGGATCAGCTCCGCTATTACATTATGGATGCTTATCGCGACCTGATTAAACGAGAGGGAGCCCGATATGATCGGTGA
- a CDS encoding FAD-dependent monooxygenase, with product MIGEMHPRKRALIIGGSLGGLFAGNMLQQAGWDVDIFERSARDLDSRGGGIVLQPEVVALIRRSGIERDWDTLGVRSAQRVVYRPDGSVEQRQYAPQVQTSWSLIYSLMRSTIRDIHYHKNHVLTDVAFPDNQHVTAIFEGGAKETGDLLIGADGNGSFVRKLLWNDTPEYAGYIAWRGLVAENEMPELARQQLHGDFAFASNAGSHILGYLVPGADNDLRPGHRFYNWVWYRVVGDAQREAIMTGTDGVARSYSVPEGLLAARWKAHLMDEAQRLLPPGFREIVQATKEPFAQAIRDLAVDKMVKGRVILLGDAASVPRPHTAASTSKAAANALALGDALQAWPDDTDKALAEWEREQIFRGKYLREMGMKIGDRLLFGRA from the coding sequence ATGATCGGTGAAATGCACCCCAGAAAACGGGCCCTGATTATCGGCGGCTCGTTAGGGGGATTATTTGCAGGGAATATGTTGCAGCAGGCGGGCTGGGACGTCGATATTTTCGAACGCTCGGCCCGGGATCTCGACAGCAGAGGCGGCGGCATTGTGCTCCAGCCCGAAGTGGTGGCGTTAATCCGCCGCAGCGGTATCGAACGCGACTGGGACACTCTGGGCGTGCGCTCAGCGCAGAGAGTGGTGTATCGCCCGGACGGCTCGGTGGAGCAGCGGCAGTATGCCCCCCAGGTGCAAACCTCGTGGTCACTGATCTATTCGCTGATGCGCTCGACGATCCGCGATATTCATTATCATAAAAACCATGTGCTTACGGATGTGGCGTTTCCTGACAACCAGCACGTCACCGCCATCTTTGAAGGCGGCGCAAAGGAGACCGGGGATCTGCTGATCGGTGCTGACGGCAACGGTTCTTTTGTGCGCAAACTGCTGTGGAACGACACGCCCGAATACGCCGGGTATATCGCATGGCGCGGGCTGGTTGCCGAAAACGAAATGCCTGAGCTGGCCAGACAGCAGCTTCACGGCGATTTTGCCTTCGCCAGCAACGCGGGCTCGCACATTCTGGGCTATCTGGTGCCGGGGGCGGATAACGATTTACGGCCAGGCCACCGTTTTTACAACTGGGTCTGGTACCGGGTCGTTGGTGATGCGCAGCGGGAAGCAATCATGACGGGAACCGACGGTGTTGCGCGAAGCTATTCCGTGCCGGAAGGGCTGCTGGCCGCACGCTGGAAAGCGCATCTGATGGACGAAGCACAGCGGCTACTCCCGCCCGGCTTCCGCGAAATTGTACAGGCGACAAAGGAGCCCTTTGCCCAGGCGATACGCGATCTCGCCGTCGATAAGATGGTGAAGGGCAGGGTGATTTTACTGGGTGACGCCGCCTCTGTTCCCCGGCCCCATACCGCGGCGAGCACCTCCAAAGCGGCCGCCAACGCTCTGGCGTTAGGCGATGCCCTGCAAGCCTGGCCGGATGACACGGATAAGGCCCTGGCTGAGTGGGAAAGGGAACAAATTTTTCGCGGCAAGTATTTACGCGAAATGGGGATGAAGATAGGGGATCGACTGCTTTTCGGCCGGGCATAA
- the ampC gene encoding CMY2/MIR/ACT/EC family class C beta-lactamase, which yields MKKSLLCALLFCLSGSALATTPEAAQVAQVVNPTITALMKAQAIPGMAVAVIYQGKPYFFTWGQADVAGNKPVTRQTLFELGSVSKTFTGVLGGDAVARGEIALSDPASKYWSALSGKQWEGITLLHLATYTAGGLPLQVPDSVTDTASLEKYYQAWQPEWAPGTRRQYANASIGLFGALAVKPSKMNFEQALTHRVLKPLNLSHTWIAVPENERANYAWGYRDGKAVHVSPGMLDAEAYGVKTSIVDMAGWLQANLRPDGIQNASLKKGVAIAQSRYWQMGEMYQGLGWEMLNWPVTSQTLEAGADNKYALAARDAVAITPAQPPVKASWVHKTGATGGFGSYIAFIPEKDLGIVMLANKNYPNPERVKAAYHILDALQ from the coding sequence ATGAAGAAATCATTGCTCTGTGCGCTCCTTTTCTGCCTGTCCGGTTCCGCATTGGCCACTACGCCGGAGGCGGCGCAGGTCGCGCAGGTGGTTAACCCCACCATCACGGCGTTGATGAAGGCGCAGGCGATCCCGGGTATGGCGGTGGCGGTGATTTATCAGGGCAAACCCTACTTCTTCACCTGGGGGCAGGCGGACGTCGCCGGGAACAAGCCCGTCACCCGCCAGACGCTGTTTGAACTCGGCTCGGTAAGCAAAACTTTTACCGGGGTGTTGGGCGGCGATGCAGTAGCGCGCGGGGAGATTGCGCTCAGCGATCCTGCCAGCAAGTACTGGTCTGCGTTATCGGGCAAGCAGTGGGAAGGGATCACGCTTCTGCATCTGGCGACCTATACCGCGGGCGGCCTGCCGCTACAGGTACCGGACAGCGTCACCGATACCGCATCGCTGGAAAAATATTACCAGGCCTGGCAGCCGGAATGGGCTCCGGGGACCAGGCGCCAGTATGCCAATGCCAGTATTGGCCTGTTTGGCGCCCTGGCGGTGAAACCTTCGAAAATGAATTTTGAGCAGGCGCTCACCCATCGGGTGCTGAAACCGCTAAACCTCTCCCATACGTGGATCGCTGTTCCGGAAAATGAGCGGGCGAACTATGCCTGGGGCTACCGGGACGGCAAGGCGGTGCATGTCTCGCCGGGCATGCTCGATGCAGAAGCCTACGGGGTGAAAACCTCCATTGTGGATATGGCGGGCTGGCTACAGGCCAACCTCCGGCCGGATGGCATTCAGAATGCGTCCCTGAAAAAAGGGGTGGCGATCGCCCAGTCACGCTACTGGCAAATGGGGGAGATGTATCAGGGGCTGGGCTGGGAGATGCTGAACTGGCCGGTGACATCCCAAACGCTGGAGGCCGGGGCGGATAACAAGTACGCCCTGGCGGCGCGGGATGCCGTGGCCATCACCCCGGCGCAGCCGCCGGTAAAGGCCTCATGGGTGCATAAAACCGGGGCGACCGGCGGGTTTGGCAGCTACATCGCCTTTATCCCGGAGAAGGATCTCGGCATTGTGATGCTGGCGAATAAAAATTACCCCAATCCGGAGCGAGTGAAGGCGGCGTATCACATTCTCGACGCGTTGCAGTAA
- the ttrR gene encoding tetrathionate respiration response regulator TtrR, whose product MIHLVDDDEAVTSACCYLLESLGHSVRCWNRSEQFLREAPLGTTGVALLDMRMPEMDGHALFQAMREANSTLAVIFLTGHGDVPMAVQEIQSGAVDFLQKPVAAGALTAAIEKGYAHSARLTQTNELRLRYATLTPKEKEVAHWVAAGLMNKDIALKMHIALRTVEVHRARVMEKMDAKSMAELVLQINRSGA is encoded by the coding sequence ATGATTCATTTAGTTGACGACGACGAGGCGGTCACCAGCGCCTGTTGCTATTTACTGGAGAGCCTGGGCCACAGCGTCCGGTGCTGGAACCGGAGTGAGCAGTTTCTGCGCGAAGCCCCGCTCGGGACGACCGGCGTCGCGCTGCTGGATATGCGGATGCCGGAGATGGACGGGCATGCGCTTTTTCAGGCCATGCGCGAGGCCAACAGCACCCTGGCGGTGATCTTTCTCACCGGGCACGGCGACGTACCGATGGCCGTCCAGGAGATCCAGTCTGGCGCGGTCGATTTTTTACAGAAACCCGTCGCCGCCGGGGCCCTGACGGCGGCCATTGAGAAAGGTTACGCCCACTCGGCGCGCCTGACGCAGACCAACGAACTCAGGCTGCGCTACGCCACGCTGACGCCAAAAGAGAAAGAGGTGGCACACTGGGTCGCCGCCGGCCTGATGAATAAAGATATTGCGCTAAAGATGCATATCGCGCTCCGCACGGTGGAGGTTCACCGGGCGCGGGTGATGGAGAAGATGGACGCGAAAAGCATGGCGGAGCTGGTGTTGCAGATTAACCGTTCAGGCGCATAA